The Brevundimonas vesicularis genome includes the window CCATCCTGGACTACATCTTCCGTGAACTGGGCGTCTCCTATCTGGACCGGCACGAACTGGCCAACGCCGATACGGAAGCGCAGAACCCCGACGATCTGGGCGACGGAAAGCCCGACGCCAACGCGGCCGTGCCCGCCGCCCGTTTCATCTCCAAGGGATTTGCGCGCGGTTCCGCGCCCGACAATCTGGTCGTCCTGCCCTTCGGCAAGAAAGGCGATCCGGAAGCCCGCACCGCCGCCAACAGCGAGGCCATCGCCTGCCCCGCCTGCGGCGATTTCAGCCTGCAGCAACGCGGCGCCGCCTGGGTGTGCGACACCTGCGGGGCGGCCCCAGCGCTGAAGGGCGGCGATCAGGGCTAGGTTAAGGGTTATGGCCTAGGGTTTGCTGACAGACGATCGAACGTCGGAGCCCGGTCCATGAAACGCACACTTTCTCTCGGCCTGATCGCCGCTCTGCTGGCCGTCGCTGCGCCTGCGCTGGCCCAGGACGCGGGTCAGATCGCCAGCGTGCGGCGCGGCGCCTCCTGCGCCGGTTGCAATCTTTTTCAGGGCGACTTTTCGGGGCTGGAGGCGCGGGGCCTGAACCTGGCCGGTTCACGCCTGCGTCAGGCGGATCTCAGCCTGTCGGTGATGAACCGCACGCGCTTCTCGAACACCGACATGCGTGACGTCGAAGCCTATGGCGGCGTTTTCTCGGGCTCGAACTTCTCGCGCGCCAACCTGACCAACGCCAGTTTCGTCGGCGCCTATCTGGAGGGCGCAAGCTTCGCCGGCGCGACCCTGTCGGGGACCAATCTGTCGGGCGCCCAGCTGGCGCGAGCCACGGGCCTGACTCAGGGCCAGCTGAACCGGGCGTGCGGCGACGGCTCCACGGTCCTGCCTCGGGGCTTGCGCATTCCGGCCTGCTGAGCGGCGCCGACCTTGCCTCGATTTCATGAAGTTACCTCGATTTAAGTAGGTGCGGCGGGGGTTTCGAGGCATTCAGGCTGCGTGAAACAGATCGCTGAACATATCCGGGTCCGCCCCACATTGACTCTGCTGACGCTGGGACTGGCGCTCGCCGCCTCCCCCGCCTTCGCCGGGGTCGAGATGTCGATGCAGGACCGCGACGTGGCCCGTTCGGTGTCACTGGGCGGATCGTGCAATCGCTGCGAACTGTCCGGCCGCAATCTGTCGGGCGCCACCTTCACCGGCGCCAGCTTCATGAACGCCACCCTGGTGGGCGCCAACCTGCGCGGCGCCGAGATGATGGGCTCCAACTTCACCGGCAGTGATTTCAGCCGCGCCAACATGGGCGGGGTCGAGATCGTTGGCGCCAACTTCACCTCCGCCAACTTCACCGGGGCGCAGATCAACGGCGCCGAGGCGCAAGGATCGTCCTTCGTTCGCGCCAACCTGACCCGCGCCAACCTTTCGGGCAGCGAGATGCACGGCGTCAACTTCACCGGCGCCACCCTGGCTGGAACCAACTTCTCCAACTCGGAGCTGTTCGGCGCCACCCTGGCCAATGTCCGGGCGTCTGGCGCCAACTTCGCCAGCGCCGAGGTCACGGCCTCGAACCTTTCGGGCGGCGATTTCTCCAACGCGGACTTTTCGAACGCCAGCCTGGATGGGGCGCGATTGACCGGCGGCAGCTTCTCGCGCGCCGACTTCTCCAACGCCTCGCTGCGTCGGACCGACATTCGCGGCGCCGACCTGTCTGGCGCGCGAGGCCTGACGCAGGACCAGATCAGCGAGGCCTGCGGCGACGGCTCCACCCGCCTGCCTGGCCGCCTTTCGCCCCAGGCCTGCCGCAGCAGCTCTATCCGCATCGTCCGCGCAGCGCCCACGCCGCCCGTGCCACCCCGCGTGCGCAACCTGGTCAACGCCGAAAACTAAGCCGTCCGCCTCGGATTCGTCCTCTGGGACTGCCCCGCATTTCAGGTCAGACCGCGTTACGGACACCAGAGGCCTTGGCCTGCGGCGCACCCCGATCCAACTCGGACATCCTACGGGCGCCTCTGGCGATCTGCGGGTAGCCCACAGCAAAACGGCCCCCGGATTGCTCCGGGGGCCGTTCTGTTACGCTACTGTGTCTTTCGGCCTATGCGCGCCTCGCGGAGGCCCGCGACTTGAGGCCGGGTCTTCTTACTCGACGATCTTGGCGACGACGCCGGCGCCGACGGTGCGGCCGCCTTCACGAATGGCGAAGCGCAGGCCCTGGTCCATCGCGATCGGGGTGATCAGCTCGACGTTCAGCTCGGCGTTGTCGCCCGGCATGATCATCTCGACGCCTTCCTTCAGGTGAACGATGCCGGTCACGTCCGTCGTGCGGAAGTAGAACTGCGGGCGATAGTTCGTGAAGAATGGGGTGTGACGACCGCCTTCTTCCTTGGTCAGGATGTAGGCTTCGGCCAGGAACTTGGTGTGCGGGGTGATGGAGCCCGGCTTGCACAGCACTTGGCCGCGCTCGACGTCTTCACGCTTGGTGCCGCGCAGCAGCACGCCGACGTTGTCGCCCGCTTGACCTTGGTCCAGCAGCTTGCGGAACATTTCCACGCCCGTGCAGGTCGTCTTCTGGACCGGACGGATGCCGACGATCTCGACTTCCTCACCGACCTTGACGATGCCCTTCTCGACGCGGCCCGTGACCACGGTGCCGCGGCCCGAGATCGAGAACACGTCTTCGACCGGCATCAGGAACGGCAGGTCGACCGGACGCTCCGGCTGCGGGATGTAGGCGTCGACGGTTTCCATCAGGGCCAGAACGCGCTGTTCGCCGATTTCCGGGTTCACGCCGTCGGTCGCGGCCTTGGCCGAACCCTTGGTGATCGGAATGTCGTCGCCGGGGAACTGATACGACGAGAGCAGCTCGCGCACTTCCATCTCGACCAGCTCGAGCAGCTCTTCGTCGTCGACCAGGTCGACCTTGTTCATGAAGACCACCAGGGCCGGCACGCCGACCTGACGGGCCAGCAGGATGTGCTCGCGGGTCTGCGGCATCGGGCCGTCAGCAGCCGACACCACCAGGATCGCGCCGTCCATCTGCGCGGCGCCGGTGATCATGTTCTTCACATAGTCGGCGTGGCCGGGACAGTCGACGTGGGCGTAGTGACGGTTGGCCGTCTCATATTCCACGTGCGCGGTGTTGATCGTGATGCCGCGCGCCTTCTCTTCCGGCGCAGCGTCGATGTCGGCGTAGTTCATCGCCTTCGCGCCGCCGGCCTTCGCCAGCGTCATCGTGATCGCTGCCGTCAACGTCGTCTTGCCGTGGTCAACGTGACCAATCGTGCCGATGTTGCAGTGCGGCTTCGTCCGTTCGAACTTTTCCTTGGCCATGGCCAAACTCCTGATGGCCCGGGTCCGTCAGCGGAGGGGCGCGATGCTGATCTTTTAAAAACCTGGAGCGGGTAGACGGGATCGAACCGACATCCTCAGCTTGGAAGGCTGCTGCACTACCATTGTGCTATACCCGCGCGGAGACTGCGGAAGTTCTTTCGGAACGCCGCAGCCGGTTCCTATCCGTCGTCCTGATCCGTCGTATCCGTCAAGGCGCGTGGTGGGGGAAGAAGGACTCGAACCTTCGAAGCTTACGCAGGGGATTTACAGTCCCCCCCCTTTGCCACTCGGGACATTCCCCCAGCGCGCCTTGTCGAACCGTCGGACCCCTCGTTTCCGCCCATAAAGAAGCGGGACGAAACAAAAGCCTTCGGCTTGTCGCCTCCCCTAGGATAGAGGGGGCGCCCAGACCCGAAAGCCCTTGGGGCTCCAAATCGGAGGGCGTCTTATAGTGTCGTCGAAATCAGAACGCAACGACCGTAAAAGCGGTAAAAAACCGGTCTTCGGAAACCGTCCCGATGGCCCCCGCGACAAGGGCCAAAAGCCCGCTGCGCAAGGGTTTGGCCGGCGCGAGGAAACCCCTCGTCAGCCCCGTTCGCCCGATCGGGGCAAGTCGGACGCCGATAATTTTCTGTGGGGCCGCCATCCGGTTTTGGCCGCTCTGGCGAATCCCGCCCGTCGCGGCATGGGTCGTCTGCTGGCCACAGCCGAGCGCGCCGCCGAGATCGAGAACAATGCTCTCGCAAACGGCCACAAGATCGAGGTGGTCGAAATCCAGGCCCTGACCCGGATGCTGCCCCCCGGCGCCGTGCATCAGGGACTGGCCTTCAAGGTCCAACCGCTGGAAGGCGTGTCGCTGGAAGAGCTGGCCGAGCCGGCTGAGGGCGTCATCGTCATGCTGGATCAGCTGACCGACCCCCAGAACGTCGGCGCCATCTTCCGATCGGCCCTGGCCTTCGGCGCGCGGGGGATCATCGTTCAGGACCGGCATGCTCCGGCCCTCGCCGGCGCCCTGGCCAAAGCGGCCGTCGGCGCCACCGAACGCCTCCCTCATGCGCGCGTCACGAATCTGTCCCGTGCGCTGGAGCGGCTGGCCGATCTGGGCTGGCGCGCCGTCGGGCTGGACGGAACGGGCGAACAGACGCTGGAAGAAGCGCTGGATCATCAGCCGACCGTTCTGGTCATGGGGTCCGAAGGCGACGGCATCCGTCGTCTGGTCGCCGAACACTGCGACGTCCTGGCCAAGATCCCCATGCCGGGCGGATTCGAGAGCCTGAACGTGTCCAATGCGGCGGCGGTCGCGCTTTATGAAGCGGCGCGCGCGCAACGCGGCTGACAGAACGCCGCACCGAGGCTGCTGACAGAACGCCGCACCGAGGCTAAGGAGCGGAAATGGAATTCCTCTCGTCTCCCGAACTCGCCAGCCAAGCCACGGCCCTGGGCCAGGTCTTGCTGATGGATCTGGTCCTGGCCGGCGACAACGCCGTCGCCGTGGGCCTGGCCGCCGCCGCCCTGCCCCAGGACCAGCGCAAGAAGGCCATTCTGATCGGCCTGGCCGCCGCCGTCGTCATGCGAATCGGCTTTGCGCTGATCACCGTGCAGCTTCTAGCTCTGGTCGGCCTGTTGCTGGCCGGCGGCCTGCTGCTGCTGTGGGTGTGCTGGAAGATGTGGCGCGAACTGCGCGAGCAAGCGACGCACGACCAGGCCGAGGCCGAAAAGGAACTCGAACTGGCCATGAGCATCGAGCACGGCTCTGGACCGTCGCCCGAGGAACTGGGCCTGAAGCGCAAGAGCTTCGGCGCCGCCCTGCTTCAGATCATGGTCGCCGACATCACCATGTCGCTGGACAATGTGCTGGCCGTCGCCGGCGCCGCGCACGAACACCCTTGGATCATGGTCTTCGGCCTGGTGCTGTCGATCGCCCTGATGGGCGTCGCCGCCACCTATATCGCCAAGCTGCTGCATCGCTTCAGCTGGATCGGCTATATCGGTCTGGTCGTCGTTCTGTATGTCGCCCTGCACATGATCTGGGACGGCGCCCGTCAGGTGGTGGTCCGCACCGGCCATATGGACGAGTTCAACGCCTCGGCCCCCGCCTTCCTTGAGATCGGTCCCGAGGAAGCGGCCAAACATCTGGGCCAGAAGCGCACAGAGGACAGCCCAACGCCGGCGCCCGCCGAACCAACGGTCGCGCCATGACGGTCGCCACCGTCACAGTCGAAGAGGCCGCCGCCTGGCTGCAAGCCGGCGAAGCGGTGCTGATCGATGTGCGCGAGCCGGACGAGTTCGCCGCCGCCCGCATCGACGGCGCGATCCTGGCCCCGCTCAGCCAGATGCCCGCCGCCTGGGAGGCGCTGGACCTTCCGGCCGACAAGAAGATCATCGTTCAATGCCTGAAGGGCGGCCGCAGCCATCAGGTCTGCGCCTTCGTCGGCCCGACCGGCCCCGACGGCCAGCCGCTGTTCAACCTGACCGGCGGCATCCAGGCCTGGAATGCGGCGGGGCTTCCGGTCGTGTTCGCCGAGCAGGACTGATCAGCGACCGCGCAGCCAGCCGGTAACTGAAATCCGGTCCGCCGCCGCCGACAGGGCGACCTGCGTCACCGAATGGGGCGTCGGCACCTTCAGCAGGTTCAGGGTGTTGAAGCGCGGCGTAAAGGCCTCCGCCACATTGCCGTCGGCGCCATGGAAAGCCAGAAGGCCGCCCCATTCGATCCGCCACGCCGGCGTCAGGTTCAGCACATAGGCGAAGAAGCGATTCTTGCCCTCGGCGTGATCGTCATGCTCGGTCAGAAAATGGCCGGCGCGATAACGGGTCAGTTGCGCATCGGCCAAGGCGAGCCGCGGCTCGCCTGTCACGTCCCGCATCAAGCCCAGGAAGGCCTCGCCGTTTAGGAAGGCCAACAGATCGGCCCACACCGGCGCCGCCTGCCCGGCCTGAACCAGATCGTAGATCGGGTGATTGTCGTACAAATACTGGAAGTCCGCCTGGGCCGAGACCTGCACCGCCTGAGCCAACGCCTGTTTCTGATCCGGCGTCAGAGAGGCCAGCCAGGCGGCGGGCAGATCGACATGGCCGGTCCCGCGTCGCGTCACGACGTTGTAATCGGCGGCCGTCGCCGCGTCGTAGAGCGCTTGCGCGTCAGTCACAGCCAAGACGCCGTCGATCTGCGCCCGCCCCGTGCGCGCCAGCCGTTCGCGAATGGCGGCGCGCGCTTGGTCAGTCAGGGGCGTCAGGGTCGGCGTCATCGCTTATCCCTTTCGGATCAGGCGTCCGCGCCGCCGAAGCGTTCGGACCATTCCGCGACCTGGGCGTCCTCGATCTTGGCGAACAGCACGCCCTGAGCTTCCACCTTGCCGCCCACAGGCAGACGGTTCAGCAAATCCTCGTCGGCGCCAGGCCAGCTCAGGTCCTCCATCCCAACCGACGCCGCGATCTTGGGCGCGGTGAACGGCAGGATCGGCGCGGCCAGACGCGCGAACAGGGCCACCAGGTTCAGACCCGTGCGCACCCCCACCGCCGCGCGGTCGCGATCGGTCTTCAGCGCCGTCCAGGGCGCCGCCACCTGCAGATACTCGTTGCCCAACACCCAGGCGGCGCGGATGGCGACAGCGGCCTTTCTAAACTCCATCGCCTCCAGCTGTTCGGTCGCCTCGGCGACGGCGGCGTTGATGTCGGCCTCCAGCTGGATTTCGACTGGTCCGGCCTCGCCGCCCTCGGGCACCACGCCGTCGAACTTGGATTCCGCGAACTTGACGATGCGGTTGACGAAATTGCCCAGCACATCGGCCAGGTCTTTGTTGGTCGAGGCCTGGAAGTCCTCCCAAGTGAAGGCTGAATCCGCGTGCTCCGGCCCATAGGCCGTCAGGCGCCAGCGCCAGTAGTCGGCCGGCAGCAGGTCCAGCGCCTGATCCATGAAGACGCCGCGCTTCTGGCTGGTGGAGAACTTGCCGCCGTACCAGTTCAGCCAGTTGAACGCTTTCAGCTGGTCCACCGTCTTCCACGGCTCGCCCGAGCCGATGATGGTCGCGGGGAAGCTGACGGTGTGGAAGGCGACGTTGTCCTTGCCCATGAACTGGACATAGCGAACGTCCTCTGCCCCCTCGTCCAGACGCCACCAGTCACGCCACGACCCGCCCGTCGCCTCGGCCCATTCCTCGGTCGCGGCGATGTATTCGATGGGGGCGTCGAACCAGACGTAGAAGACCTTGTCCTCCATGCCCGGGCGCGGAAAGCCGTCCTTGGTCACCGGCACGCCCCAGGCCAGGTCGCGGGTGATGCCCCGGTCGATCAGCCCCTCGTCCAGATGTTTGTACGCGATGGACTTGGCCAGCACCTGCCAGCCGCTCTTGCCGTCGACCCAGGCGCGGATCTCGGGCTCGATCTTGGTCTGGAGCAGATAGAGGTGACGCGTGTCGCGCACCTCCAGGTTCTTGGAGCCCGACACTGAGGAATAGGGATCGATCAGGTCGGTCGGATCCAGCAGGCGTCCGCAGTTGTCGCACTGATCGCCGCGCGCGCCGACATGGCCGCAGTGGGGGCAGGTTCCCTCGACATAGCGGTCGGGCAGGAAGCGGGCGTCGTCGATCGAATAGATCATCCGATCCACCCGCTCCTCGATCAGGCCGTTCTTCTCCAGCGCCTCGGCGAAATGCTGGGTCAGGCGATGGTTCTGCGGGTTCGACGACCGGCCGAACCAGTCGTAACTCAGGCCGAACGCCTGACCCGCGGCCTTCTGGATTTCGTGCTGCTCGTCGCAATAGGTCCGCACATCCTGACCGGCGGCCGCGGCGGCCAGCTCGGCCGGGGTGCCGTGCTCGTCGGTGGCGCAGATATAGAGGACCTCATGCCCCTGGGCCCGCTTAAACCGCGCCCAGACGTCGGCCGGCAACATCGAGCCCGCCAGATTCCCCAGGTGCTTGATGCCATTGATGTAGGGCAGCGCCGAGGTGATGAGGATGCGGGCCATGATCGTCCAGGTGTTCGGGGAAGCGCAGGGATATAGAGCGGCGGCGCGGTTTCCTCAAACGCCTTGCGGCAGACGGCGCGCAATACGGATGAAACGCCCGGTCAGCAGGGTCGAGGACGCCAGGCTGGCGATCACCACCGCCCAGACCAGGCCGTTGACGCCCATCTGATGCGCCAAAACCCAGCCCAGCGGCATCATCACCGCGCCGTAGGCGGCGAAATGCATGATGGTGGGCCACCAGACGTCGCCTGCCGCGCGGTTGGCCTGGGCCGCCACGACCTGAATGCCGTCCGCCACAAAGAACAACGTCGCCAGCACCAGGGCCGGAGCGGCGATGGCCAGCAGGGCCGGATCGCGATTATAGGCGCCGACGATCAGATGGGCGCTGGGCCAAACCAGCAGGGCGACAACCAATGTCAGGGCCGTGACGACGCCCAGCCCGACCAGCCCGGCGCGCATCACCCCTCGCCCGTCGCCGGCGCCATAGCTGCGCCCCACCAGCACCGCGGTCGCTGACGACAGCCCCATCGGCAGCATGAAGACGATGGCCGAGACGTTGAGCACAACCGCCCAGGCCGCCGTCTCCGCCGTACCGATCTGACCGGCGAAGAAGGTGAAACCGGAAAAGGCCCCGACCTCGATGAAATAGGATGCGCCGGCGCCCAGGCCGACCTTGACCTGTTCGCGCGCGGCCTTGGGATCGCGCTCGGGCTTGTCGAAGATGCCCAGCGCCCGCGCCTCGGGCAGACGCAGGATGTAGATCACCAGAAAGATCGCCAGCGCCGCCCGCGCCCCGAACGTCGCCCAGGCCGAGGCGAAGGCGCCGTCGAAGCCGAAGCCGAGCAGGTCCGGGACCAGCACGATGTTCAGCACCAGATTGACCCCGTTCGCCACCCACATGGCCACCATGCCGGGCTTGGGCCGGCCCAGAGCCTCCAGGAAGAACTGGCCCGTCACCGAGATCAGATAGAAGGGCATGGACAGGGCGAACACCACCAGGGCAGGCCCCGCGCCCTCCGCCAGACCGTCCTCCAGCCCCAGCTTGCCCAGTCCCCACGGGCCAATGGCGATCAGGGCGATCATCGACACGACGCCGATCTGCAACGAATAGGTCAGGCCGCGACGCAGCACCGAGCCGACCGCGTGCCGACGCCCCTCGCCCAGCATCCGCGCCGTCATCACCTGCACGCCCAGCATCAGGCCCACCGCCGTCGTCACCACGATCGACGTCGGCGCCCAGGCCAGAGAATGGAACGCCAGTTCCTGGCTGGAATAGTTGCCCACCACGATGGCGTCGGTCAGCCCCATGGTCATGATGCCGATGCGCGCCAGGATCACCGGCCATGCCAGGTTCAGCAGGTCGCGGAAGGCGGTACGGGTCTGGGGGCTGAGCGCGATCATCGGACGCGGCACAGGCCACGCCGACTCGCCGGGGTCAACTCCCAAAAACTTTGAGGGCTTGGCCTACCAGGCGCCCAGTTCGCGCAGCTGACGCACCAGTTCTTCCGGAGCCTCGCCAGCGTCGAGGTCGGTCAGATCGACCGGCGCATCTTTTGGCTCGAAATATCGCCAACCCTGGAAGGGACGCCGAGCCATGGGCGCGGTGCGAATGACTTTGGGTTCGAGCGTGATCTCGCATCGGCTCTGCTTGCCCTCGCCCAAGGTTGTGATGTCCAGCACCGGCTGTCGACAGACGATCGTTCCCTTCACCACCCAGTAAAGCGAGCCGCCGTCCTCGATCTCGGTCGCCCGTTTCGGTGTCATTCGCGTATGAACCACCAGCGGCCCGCCCTTGGCGGCGCGGGTTTCCAGCCATTCGACGTCCGGCACCCCGACGCCCAGCTTGATCATGTGAAGCGGCATGGCGACCACGTAGTGCCCCTTAAACGCATTGGCCAGATTCTTAATCTTAGAGGGCTAACCATCGGCTCGCGCCGCTCAGTTCGCCCAGCGCCTTTAGGACCAGTATGTACGGATTGATTACCCGCCTGACGGCCCATCCCGGCCGCCGCGACGAACTGGGCCTCTGCCTGCTGGATCCCAATGTGAAGCGACCGGGCTGCCACAGCTACGTCGTGGCGCACGATGTGAATGACGCCGACGCCCTGCTCGTCACAGAGGTCTGGATGAGCAAGGCCTCGCACGATGCCTGGTTCAACACGATCCGCGAATCCAGAGTGATGCGTCCGGCGCTCGGCTTGATCGCGCTATGGGGCGACACGGTCGTGACGCGCCCGATCGGCGGCGTGGGGCTTTAGTCCGCCTTCACCACCGCCAGCACGGCCGCCTCGACGACCTGGTCGCCAAGAGACGCGACGCTTTCCACCACGCCGTCGAACGGCGCGGTCAGGGCGTGTTCCATCTTCATGGCTTCCAGCACCACGACCGGCTGGCCCTTCGTCACCGCATCGCCGGCCTTGACCGGCGTAGCCACGATCTTGCCCGGCATGGGCGCGCGCAGCGAACCATCCGACACCGCGCCCGCGCCTGAACCCACGGCGGCGCGATAGGGCGTGACGCGACGCGCCTCGCCATCGACGAACAGGACGAACCCGTCATCGACGGCCTGATAGCCGAACAGGCGATCCCCCGCCTGAACCTGGTCGAACCCGACGTGGGCCACTTCTCCTTGAGAACCGCGCCAGCCCGTTTCGACCGGCGTCACCGCAGCGGACACGCCCTGACCGTCGACATGGGCCCAGACGGTTGTCTGCGCCGGCGCATTCAGGCGCACGCCATAGGACAGACCCGGCTGGCCGCCCCAGGGACTGAACCGGTCCGAACGCGCCTCGACCGCATCCGCCGCCGCTTCCGCAATCAGGGTCAGGGCCGCCAGCGTCGCTTCGTCGGACGGCTGCGGCTGCAACGCCGCCTCCTCCGCCGCGATGAAGCCCGTGTCCACGTCGCCCGCGACGAAGCGCGGATGCTCCAGGCAGCGTTTCAGGAAGCCGGCGTTGGCCTTGACCGGCCAGACCTCGACCTCGCCCGCCGCCTCGGCCAGACGCGCCGCCGCCGCCTCACGCGTGTCCTCATGCACGATCAGCTTGGCGATCATGGGATCATAGAACTGGCTGACCTCGCCGCCCTGCTCCACGCCGGTATCGACGCGTATGCCTTCAGGCATGACGAAATGCTCCAGCTTGCCGATGGAAGGCAGGAATCCGTTGGCCGGATCCTCGGCATACAGCCGCGCCTCCATGGCCCAGCCGTTCAGCTGGATCTCGGCCTGCTTCAGGGGGACCGGCTCGCCCGCGGCAACGCGGAACTGCCACTCGACCAGATCGACGCCTGTCACGCTCTCGCTCACGGGATGCTCGACCTGCAGTCGGGTGTTCATCTCCATGAACCAGACGCCGT containing:
- a CDS encoding pentapeptide repeat-containing protein, translated to MKRTLSLGLIAALLAVAAPALAQDAGQIASVRRGASCAGCNLFQGDFSGLEARGLNLAGSRLRQADLSLSVMNRTRFSNTDMRDVEAYGGVFSGSNFSRANLTNASFVGAYLEGASFAGATLSGTNLSGAQLARATGLTQGQLNRACGDGSTVLPRGLRIPAC
- a CDS encoding DUF1489 family protein, whose amino-acid sequence is MPLHMIKLGVGVPDVEWLETRAAKGGPLVVHTRMTPKRATEIEDGGSLYWVVKGTIVCRQPVLDITTLGEGKQSRCEITLEPKVIRTAPMARRPFQGWRYFEPKDAPVDLTDLDAGEAPEELVRQLRELGAW
- the rlmB gene encoding 23S rRNA (guanosine(2251)-2'-O)-methyltransferase RlmB, which produces MSSKSERNDRKSGKKPVFGNRPDGPRDKGQKPAAQGFGRREETPRQPRSPDRGKSDADNFLWGRHPVLAALANPARRGMGRLLATAERAAEIENNALANGHKIEVVEIQALTRMLPPGAVHQGLAFKVQPLEGVSLEELAEPAEGVIVMLDQLTDPQNVGAIFRSALAFGARGIIVQDRHAPALAGALAKAAVGATERLPHARVTNLSRALERLADLGWRAVGLDGTGEQTLEEALDHQPTVLVMGSEGDGIRRLVAEHCDVLAKIPMPGGFESLNVSNAAAVALYEAARAQRG
- a CDS encoding pentapeptide repeat-containing protein gives rise to the protein MKQIAEHIRVRPTLTLLTLGLALAASPAFAGVEMSMQDRDVARSVSLGGSCNRCELSGRNLSGATFTGASFMNATLVGANLRGAEMMGSNFTGSDFSRANMGGVEIVGANFTSANFTGAQINGAEAQGSSFVRANLTRANLSGSEMHGVNFTGATLAGTNFSNSELFGATLANVRASGANFASAEVTASNLSGGDFSNADFSNASLDGARLTGGSFSRADFSNASLRRTDIRGADLSGARGLTQDQISEACGDGSTRLPGRLSPQACRSSSIRIVRAAPTPPVPPRVRNLVNAEN
- a CDS encoding rhodanese-like domain-containing protein, which translates into the protein MTVATVTVEEAAAWLQAGEAVLIDVREPDEFAAARIDGAILAPLSQMPAAWEALDLPADKKIIVQCLKGGRSHQVCAFVGPTGPDGQPLFNLTGGIQAWNAAGLPVVFAEQD
- a CDS encoding putative quinol monooxygenase gives rise to the protein MYGLITRLTAHPGRRDELGLCLLDPNVKRPGCHSYVVAHDVNDADALLVTEVWMSKASHDAWFNTIRESRVMRPALGLIALWGDTVVTRPIGGVGL
- the tuf gene encoding elongation factor Tu: MAKEKFERTKPHCNIGTIGHVDHGKTTLTAAITMTLAKAGGAKAMNYADIDAAPEEKARGITINTAHVEYETANRHYAHVDCPGHADYVKNMITGAAQMDGAILVVSAADGPMPQTREHILLARQVGVPALVVFMNKVDLVDDEELLELVEMEVRELLSSYQFPGDDIPITKGSAKAATDGVNPEIGEQRVLALMETVDAYIPQPERPVDLPFLMPVEDVFSISGRGTVVTGRVEKGIVKVGEEVEIVGIRPVQKTTCTGVEMFRKLLDQGQAGDNVGVLLRGTKREDVERGQVLCKPGSITPHTKFLAEAYILTKEEGGRHTPFFTNYRPQFYFRTTDVTGIVHLKEGVEMIMPGDNAELNVELITPIAMDQGLRFAIREGGRTVGAGVVAKIVE
- a CDS encoding MATE family efflux transporter, coding for MPRPMIALSPQTRTAFRDLLNLAWPVILARIGIMTMGLTDAIVVGNYSSQELAFHSLAWAPTSIVVTTAVGLMLGVQVMTARMLGEGRRHAVGSVLRRGLTYSLQIGVVSMIALIAIGPWGLGKLGLEDGLAEGAGPALVVFALSMPFYLISVTGQFFLEALGRPKPGMVAMWVANGVNLVLNIVLVPDLLGFGFDGAFASAWATFGARAALAIFLVIYILRLPEARALGIFDKPERDPKAAREQVKVGLGAGASYFIEVGAFSGFTFFAGQIGTAETAAWAVVLNVSAIVFMLPMGLSSATAVLVGRSYGAGDGRGVMRAGLVGLGVVTALTLVVALLVWPSAHLIVGAYNRDPALLAIAAPALVLATLFFVADGIQVVAAQANRAAGDVWWPTIMHFAAYGAVMMPLGWVLAHQMGVNGLVWAVVIASLASSTLLTGRFIRIARRLPQGV
- the metG gene encoding methionine--tRNA ligase; its protein translation is MARILITSALPYINGIKHLGNLAGSMLPADVWARFKRAQGHEVLYICATDEHGTPAELAAAAAGQDVRTYCDEQHEIQKAAGQAFGLSYDWFGRSSNPQNHRLTQHFAEALEKNGLIEERVDRMIYSIDDARFLPDRYVEGTCPHCGHVGARGDQCDNCGRLLDPTDLIDPYSSVSGSKNLEVRDTRHLYLLQTKIEPEIRAWVDGKSGWQVLAKSIAYKHLDEGLIDRGITRDLAWGVPVTKDGFPRPGMEDKVFYVWFDAPIEYIAATEEWAEATGGSWRDWWRLDEGAEDVRYVQFMGKDNVAFHTVSFPATIIGSGEPWKTVDQLKAFNWLNWYGGKFSTSQKRGVFMDQALDLLPADYWRWRLTAYGPEHADSAFTWEDFQASTNKDLADVLGNFVNRIVKFAESKFDGVVPEGGEAGPVEIQLEADINAAVAEATEQLEAMEFRKAAVAIRAAWVLGNEYLQVAAPWTALKTDRDRAAVGVRTGLNLVALFARLAAPILPFTAPKIAASVGMEDLSWPGADEDLLNRLPVGGKVEAQGVLFAKIEDAQVAEWSERFGGADA
- a CDS encoding 2OG-Fe(II) oxygenase, producing MTPTLTPLTDQARAAIRERLARTGRAQIDGVLAVTDAQALYDAATAADYNVVTRRGTGHVDLPAAWLASLTPDQKQALAQAVQVSAQADFQYLYDNHPIYDLVQAGQAAPVWADLLAFLNGEAFLGLMRDVTGEPRLALADAQLTRYRAGHFLTEHDDHAEGKNRFFAYVLNLTPAWRIEWGGLLAFHGADGNVAEAFTPRFNTLNLLKVPTPHSVTQVALSAAADRISVTGWLRGR
- a CDS encoding TerC family protein, with amino-acid sequence MEFLSSPELASQATALGQVLLMDLVLAGDNAVAVGLAAAALPQDQRKKAILIGLAAAVVMRIGFALITVQLLALVGLLLAGGLLLLWVCWKMWRELREQATHDQAEAEKELELAMSIEHGSGPSPEELGLKRKSFGAALLQIMVADITMSLDNVLAVAGAAHEHPWIMVFGLVLSIALMGVAATYIAKLLHRFSWIGYIGLVVVLYVALHMIWDGARQVVVRTGHMDEFNASAPAFLEIGPEEAAKHLGQKRTEDSPTPAPAEPTVAP